Proteins found in one Populus alba chromosome 14, ASM523922v2, whole genome shotgun sequence genomic segment:
- the LOC118039647 gene encoding 26S proteasome regulatory subunit 4 homolog A, producing MGQGPSGGLNRQLPGDRKQDGSDKKDKKFEPAAPPVRVGRKQRKQKGPEAAARLPTVTPLTKCKLRLLKLERIKDYLLMEEEFVANQERLKPQEEKVEEDRSKVDDLRGSPMSVGSLEELIDENHAIVSSSVGPEYYVGILSFVDKDQLEPGCAILMHNKVLSVVGLLQDEVDPMVSVMKVDKAPLESYADIGGLDAQIQEIKEAVELPLTHPELYEDIGIKPPKGVILYGEPGTGKTLLAKAVANSTSATFLRVVGSELIQKYLGDGPKLVRELFRVADDLSPSIVFIDEIDAIGTKRYDAHSGGEREIQRTMLELLNQLDGFDSRGDVKVILATNRIETLDPALLRPGRIDRKIEFPLPDIKTRRRIFQIHTARMTLADDVNFEEFVMTKDEFSGADIKAICTEAGLLALRERRMKVTHTDFKKAKEKVMFKKKEGVPEGLYM from the exons ATGGGTCAAGGACCATCGGGCGGTCTGAATCGGCAACTCCCAGGAGACAGAAAACAAGATGGAAGCGACAAGAAAGACAAGAAATTCGAGCCGGCGGCTCCACCAGTGCGCGTGGGCCGCAAGCAGCGGAAGCAGAAAGGCCCAGAGGCGGCTGCACGGCTGCCTACGGTGACGCCTCTTACAAAGTGTAAACTGAGACTGCTAAAACTGGAGCGAATTAAGGATTATTTGTTGATGGAAGAGGAGTTTGTGGCAAATCAAGAGAGATTGAAGCCACAAGAAGAGAAAGTGGAAGAGGATAGATCCAAGGTTGACGATTTGAGAGGCTCACCTATGAGTGTCGGAAGTTTGGAGGAGTTGATTGATGAGAATCATGCTATTGTTTCGTCGTCAGTTGGACCTGAGTATTATGTCGGGATTTTGTCTTTTGTTGATAAGGATCAGCTTGAGCCTGGTTGTGCTATCTTGATGCATAATAAG GTTCTATCTGTTGTTGGGCTTCTTCAAGATGAAGTTGATCCAATGGTATCTGTGATGAAGGTTGACAAGGCTCCATTAGAATCTTATGCTGACATAGGTGGTCTAGATGCCCAAATACAGGAAATCAAAGAAGCAGTTGAGCTTCCACTGACTCATCCTGAATTATATGAAGATATTGGTATTAAGCCTCCTAAGGGGGTTATATTGTATGGAGAACCTGGGACTGGCAAGACCTTGCTTGCAAAG GCAGTGGCTAATTCAACATCAGCAACTTTCTTGCGTGTTGTTGGAAGTGAATTGATTCAAAAGTACTTGGGAGATGGCCCAAAACTAGTGAGGGAACTTTTCAGAGTTGCTGATGATCTCTCTCCATCTATTGTCTTCATTGATGAAATTGATGCTATTGGTACAAAGAG GTATGATGCCCATTCAGGTGGTGAACGTGAAATTCAGAGGACCATGTTGGAACTACTGAACCAGTTAGATGGTTTTGATTCAAGAGGAGATGTCAAAGTGATTCTAGCGACCAACCGCATTGAAACCCTTGATCCTGCTTTGCTTCGACCTGGTCGAATTGATAGAAAGATTGAATTCCCTCTTCCTGATATCAAAACAAGGAGGCGTATTTTCCAG ATACACACAGCAAGGATGACATTGGCTGATGACGTTAACTTCGAAGAGTTTGTTATGACCAAGGATGAGTTCTCGGGAGCAGATATAAAGGCAATATGTACTGAAGCTGGGTTGCTTGCATTACGAGAGCGGCGCATGAAG